In a genomic window of Lasioglossum baleicum unplaced genomic scaffold, iyLasBale1 scaffold0050, whole genome shotgun sequence:
- the LOC143219542 gene encoding uncharacterized protein LOC143219542 produces MGSVPAKSEKNHSLPTDLHNLKIEHVETATKETVENITENAMDGINKPEPLQLEGNLAENWRRFKRDFDLFMIATGRRAKAKAVQAATLLNLVGSEALEVFETLGIPEEDKEDPEKIIAAFQNYVEPQRNETYERFLFNSRNRQEGETIEHYIADLKKLVKHCNYGALADSMIRDNIIYHMSDTGTQQKALRSQDLQLDVLIKMIKTHEITKSQTSELQGNNTQKINAIQNTSGRGGKDGQRGTRRERPAHRSRTGTPGRYRRRSTSREKKVFKCRKCNGTHGPRQCPAYGVRCEKCSKYNHTAQACRASECGRDRYREEAYSDSESDFSISTLKIDNVRCAAAQRKDWQEELEIKDSMRRFKIDTGADTNVIPYKMCCELGIEQAIKKQSITLEAYGGFKIAALGTIRISCRYKRNNYTLKFTVIKGEVEPLIGLEACRELGIVNVVHKITEIDSKTEQFIKRNEDIFTGLGEFPGTCDIKVQADKRPIAKPPRRVPKTIKDKLGEQLKSLEKQGIISAYENPSSWAQLWKSMTNV; encoded by the exons ATGGGAAGTGTTCCTGCGAAAAGCGAGAAAAATCACTCGCTTccaacagacctacataacctcaaaattgaACACGTGGAGACCGCCACGAAAGAAACTGTTGAAAACATAACAGAAAACGCCATGGATGGGATCAACAAGCCTGAGCCACTCCAGTTAGAAGGAAATTTAGCAGAAAACTGGAGGAGATTCAAAAGAGATTTCGATCTCTTTATGATTGCCACGGGTAGGCGTGCAAAAGCCAAGGCAGTACAGGCAGCAACACTGCTCAATCTAGTAGGCAGTGAGGCATTAGAGGTTTTCGAAACCCTCGGCATACCAGAGGAAGATAAAGAAGACCCTGAAAAAATCATAGCAGCTTTCCAGAACTACGTTGAGCCTCAAAGAAATGAAACATATGAAAGATTTCTATTTAACAGCAGAAATCGTCAAGAAGGTGAGACAATAGAACACTACATAGCCGACCTGAAGAAGCTAGTAAAACACTGCAATTACGGTGCACTGGCGGACTCGATGATAAGGGACAACATAATATATCATATGTCGGATACGGGGACGCAACAGAAAGCACTGAGAAGTCAGGATCTCCAACTTGAcgtattaataaaaatgattaaaacccATGAAATAACGAAAAGTCAAACGAGTGAGCTGCAGGGAAATAACACGCAAAAGATAAATGCAATACAAAACACCTCCGGTCGTGGTGGAAAGGATGGACAAAGAGGCACCAGAAGAGAGCGACCAGCCCACAGAAGCAGAACAGGGACACCAGGACGTTACAGAAGGAGAAGCACGTCAAGAGAGAAGAAAGTGTTCAAGTGCAGAAAGTGCAATGGAACGCATGGACCGAGACAGTGCCCAGCGTATGGTGTCAGGTGTGAAAAGTGCTCAAAATACAATCATACTGCACAGGCATGCAGAGCAAGTGAGTGCGGTAGAGACAGATACAGAGAGGAAGCGTACAGTGACAGCGAAAGTGATTTTAGCATAAGTACACTAAAAATAGACAATGTAAGATGCGCAGCGGCGCAACGAAAAGACTGGCAAGAAGAATTAGAAATAAAAGACTCTATGCGTAGATTTAAGATAGACACAGGCGCTGACACAAATGTGATACCATATAAGATGTGCTGCGAGTTGGGAATAGAACAGGCGATTAAAAAACAGAGCATAACGTTAGAAGCATATGGGGGATTTAAGATAGCTGCGTTAGGCACAATTAGAATAAGTTGTAGATATAAGAGAAATAATTATACACTAAAGTTCACTGTGATAAAAGGAGAAGTCGAGCCCCTGATAGGATTAGAAGCGTGCAGAGAGTTAGGGATAGTAAACGTAGTGCATAAGATAACCGAAATAGATAGTAAAACAGAGcaatttataaaaagaaatgaaGACATATTCACAGGGTTAGGAGAATTTCCAGGAACGTGTGACATCAAAGTGCAAGCAGATAAGAGGCCTATAGCGAAACCCCCAAGGAGAGTACCAAAAACAATAAAGGACAAACTGGGGGAACAGCTAAAAAGTCTAGAAAAACAGGGAATAATAAGCGCATATGAGAATCCAAGTAGCTGG GCACAACTCTGGAAGAGCATGACAAATGTTTAA